A single region of the Calonectris borealis chromosome 21, bCalBor7.hap1.2, whole genome shotgun sequence genome encodes:
- the LOC142091329 gene encoding collagen alpha-1(XXVII) chain-like codes for MEPESEPVSRLRATAAGRGGFCFLWTVLCFTWFLGFTQGNSEDVDVLQRLGLSGKRPSSGWSSSRTVPQGVIPFKSGVIFTQRARVEAPVSTILPAGSSTDLLLVLSLCSHRINNAFLFAVKSKKKKLQLGVQFVPGKIIVYVGHKRSVYFDYNVHDGQWHNMAIDIRGQSVTLFTSCGKRRVHADLHFKKDEALDPHGSFLFGKMNQHSVQFEGAICQFDIYPSAKAAHHYCKYLKRQCRQADTYRPNLPPLIPLLPRYPSASPSTPQHMEPSLQGLRNLTTAAPSLEFGRVTAPLKTRGSGATTVALVSSPPSLPRLTTKATKVTVAPSPVPLSTETQPPTRSVRRGTAMTLRVSRPTPSTRIEKTPLPTAKKAPPTSQSPGMASRKESKQETKKKINQKPTTEPSEAPSTVKPVRRMTDNTTSNVHFVTLKQTPQNPSNGPVPKKHVPSPARKVDPSNVPLVYTKPPLGSARPVSRARAQAFNLTTPAATDGYQIFDPLGPTPFPFLLGYPGVKGERGPQVSSSS; via the coding sequence ATGTGGATGTTCTTCAAAGACTGGGCCTGTCAGGGAAAAGGCCATCGAGCGGATGGTCCTCATCACGTACAGTTCCTCAAGGGGTCATTCCTTTCAAATCAGGGGTCATCTTCACTCAGCGAGCACGTGTTGAAGCACCAGTCAGCACCATCCTCCCCGCAGGCTCCAGCACTGACCTGCTCCTAGTGCTGAGCCTCTGCTCCCACCGCATCAACAATGCTTTCCTCTTTGCTgtcaagagcaaaaagaaaaaactgcagcTGGGGGTCCAgtttgtgcctgggaagatcatagTGTATGTGGGCCACAAGCGCTCTGTATATTTTGATTACAATGTCCATGATGGCCAGTGGCACAATATGGCCATCGATATCCGTGGCCAGTCAGTCACTTTATTTACTTCTTGTGGGAAGCGCAGAGTACATGcggatttgcattttaaaaaggacGAGGCATTGGATCCACATGGATCTTTCCTCTTTGGGAAGATGAACCAGCACTCCGTGCAGTTTGAAGGAGCCATCTGCCAGTTTGATATTTATCCTTCCGCCAAGGCAGCTCATCATTACTGTAAATACCTAAAAAGACAGTGCAGGCAAGCAGATACCTACCGGCCGAACCTGccccccctcatccccctcctgcccaggtatcccagtgcctccccgAGCACCCCACAGCATATGGAGCCCTCGCTGCAGGGTCTGAGAAACCTGACCACAGCTGCCCCATCCTTGGAGTTTGGCAGGGTCACTGCACCCCTCAAGACTCGGGGTTCAGGTGCAACAACCGTCGCATTGGTATCATCCCCACCATCGCTGCCGAGACTGACAACCAAAGCCACAAAGGTCACCGTGGCCCCATCTCCTGTTCCGTTGAGTACTGAAACACAGCCACCCACCCGTTCGGTCCGTCGGGGGACGGCAATGACCCTCAGGGTGTCTCGGCCCACTCCCAGCACACGCATCGAGAAAACTCCCCTTCCCACTGCCAAAAAGGCCCCACCAACAAGCCAGAGCCCTGGCATGGCCAGCAGGAAGGAGTCCAAGCAAGAGACCAAAAAGAAGATCAACCAAAAACCCACCACTGAGCCCTCTGAAGCACCCAGTACCGTAAAGCCAGTGAGGAGGATGACTGATAACACAACCAGCAATGTCCACTTCGTCACCCTAAAGCAAACCCCGCAGAACCCAAGCAATGGGCCCGTTCCAAAGAAGCACGTGCCGTCCCCCGCCAGGAAAGTGGATCCTAGTAACGTCCCTCTGGTGTACACCAAACCACCCCTGGGGTCTGCCCGTCCCGTCTCCAGAGCCAGGGCACAGGCCTTCAACCTCACAACCCCAGCTGCGACGGATGGCTATCAAATCTTTGACCCCCTCGGACCCACTCCGTTTCCATTTTTACTGGGATATCCAGGAGTGAAAGGAGAGAGAGGACCTCAGGTAAGTTCAAGCTCTTAA